The Rhizoctonia solani chromosome 14, complete sequence genome has a segment encoding these proteins:
- a CDS encoding Fungal specific transcription factor domain, whose amino-acid sequence MPKASDPTTTGSKAHTKPANTLKRNQACRQCRKRKMKCDAGRPCKACLRTHAAAVGNLVKQGLPLDSIQPDCVYDGDDQEESPPHHYESTIRSQAQPSLFSPTSQPQPQAPNLSTTLPSLFDGATGLDTLFGDVNPTILQDNNTPINLTDAYIPFEPNFGAEPSAMVPHSWPEELPEPYVLMHLTRTFFASHALAPHLLHRPTFLTRLALPPTHAAFPAPALLHAISAVGALYAPQPGPSLDFDSGPIVGSVFRPREEIEKIKRLRERLEAAGTSGTYPTRSAPKTGGPLDDMSFGDKHAALCFAKALDDARIGRRLLENVQALIVLAWWMGANARWSEGWAITGMIMRYCIPIGLTASASYDDHITGGPGAPGMADIDSPIIPTEMSPTPSSNVTPNMNMPTPNPANDSGPGPDAFSASGLTFNADGSINFGLVDEAGAYNAGFGSDPGLASASGAGTGPGTGARPFGQTFPTSIRSPSFMFSAGSRVDPVNDHTRTRPPRRGRGRAGNWKSETILRPTHDVVESEGRRRTFWHAYLLDRGQGSATAWPMAIDDLDVGQDFPLTLSAFECGEEPNGYKRQKLMTADLLTHHEMPMTDSFVLLLKANALLSRITNFNIRLRTRLGDTSPSLDLRTVPAFKTLDSQIAAFRLSIPRAYRDAFDAPPPGAMFDQHGVESFSAWFERAKLDSDFRATILLHDPHCDPDSRNDGLISTTFDFSHLPHSLIYYWTVASRWLIRLYGSALFMEDYENAMIIRQEIEVFRQGMERMGERLPHGARYSRVIPELCKEVEQQAMDDIDERKAQLNRAQGQAQGQGQGQGQGQGGMGQTQGQGGLGQTQGQSARDAARASDPRTEWMYQATGREGHVDVQAGGEYSAGGDLAACGLIWAHENQQ is encoded by the exons ATGCCCAAGGCTTCCGATCCTACCACCACCGGGTCCAAAGCCCACACCAAGCCTGCCAACACACTCAAGCGCAACCAG GCCTGTCGACAATGTCGCAAGCGCAAAATG AAATG CGATGCGGGCCGTCCCTGCAAGGCCTGTCTCAGGACACACGCCGCCGCCGTTGGCAATCTCGTCAAACAGGGCCTCCCCCTCGACTCTATTCAGCCCGATTGTGTATACGACGGCGATGACCAAGAAGAGTCACCTCCCCATCACTATGAGTCTACCATTCGCTCCCAGGCCCAGCCATCCTTGTTCTCCCCAACGTCTCAGCCCCAGCCGCAGGCCCCGAACCTGAGCACCACACTGCCAAGTTTGTTCGACGGCGCAACTGGTCTCGATACGCTATTCGGTGATGTCAACCCTACCATTCTCCAAGATAACAACACCCCAATCAATCTCACCGACGCCTATATTCCTTTCGAGCCTAATTTCGGAGCCGAGCCATCCGCGATGGTACCCCACAGTTGGCCCGAAGAGCTCCCCGAACCATACGTGTTGATGCACCT GACACGCACGTTTTTCGCATCGCACGCACTGGCCCCGCATCTCTTACATCGACCGACCTTCCTCACTCGACTCGCTCTCCCCCCTACCCACGCAGCCTTCCCCGCCCCTGCACTTTTACATGCCATCTCAGCCGTCGGCGCACTCTACGCACCTCAACCCGGTCCGTCTCTCGATTTCGACTCGGGCCCCATCGTCGGATCTGTGTTCCGCCCGAGAGAGGAAATCGAAAAGATCAAGAGGCTGAGGGAGAGACTCGAAGCGGCTGGGACATCTGGTACATACCCAACACGAAGTGCACCCAAGACCGGCGGGCCACTCGACGACATGTCGTTCGGAGACAAACACGCCGCCTTGTGTTTCGCCAAGGCCCTCGACGACGCTCGGATCGGTAGAAGACTACTGGAAAACGTGCAGGCCTTGATTGTGCTCGCATGGTGGATGGGCGCCAACGCCCGGTGGAGCGAAGGCTGGGCGATCACCGGGATGATCATGC GATATTGCATTCCTATTGGCCTGACAGCCTCGGCATCGTATGATGACCATATCACCGGGGGACCCGGCGCGCCCGGGATGGCCGACATCGACTCGCCGATCATCCCAACTGAAATGTCACCCACGCCATCGTCGAACGTGACACCCAACATGAACATGCCGACGCCGAACCCTGCGAACGATAGCGGGCCTGGGCCGGATGCGTTTAGCGCTTCGGGGCTGACGTTTAACGCGGACGGGAGTATCAACTTTGGGCTGGTGGATGAGGCTGGAGCGTACAATGCCGGGTTTGGGTCGGATCCGGGTTTAGCTTCAGCTTCGGGTGCCGGTACAGGTCCGGGTACAGGTGCCAGGCCGTTTGGTCAGACGTTTCCGACATCGATTCGTAGTCCGTCGTTCATGTTCAGCGCTGGATCCCGCGTGGATCCGGTGAACGACCATACGCGTACTCGGCCGCCACGAAGGGGTCGAGGTCGAGCGGGGAACTGGAAGAGCGAGACGATACTGCGGCCGACGCATGATGTGGTCGAGAGTGAAGGAAGGCGGAGGACGTTTTGGCATGCGTACT TGCTTGATCGAGGTCAAGGCTCTGCGACGGCTTGGCCGATGGCGATCGATGACCTGGACGTTGGCCAGGACTTTCCTTTGACGCTGAGTGCGTTCGAATGTGGG GAAGAGCCGAATGGATACAAGCGGCAGAAACTAATGACGGCAGACTTGCTGACGCACCATGAGATGCCGATGACAGACTCGTTTGTGCTGCTGCTGAAGGCCAACGCATT ACTGTCTCGAATCACGAACTTCAACATCCGTCTTCGCACTCGACTGGGCGACACATCACCCTCTTTGGACCTGCGTACCGTGCCAGCATTCAAGACTCTGGATTCGCAGATTGCCGCATTCAGACTCAGCATTCCTCGGGCATACCGAGACGCGTTTGATGCGCCTCCGCCGGGTGCGATGTTTGACCAGCACG GTGTTGAATCATTCTCTGCGTGGTTTGAAAGGGCTAAACTCGACTCTGACTTTAGGGCGACTATACTGCTGCATGACCCACATTGCGATCCAGACTCTCGAAACGATGG GCTGATCAGCACGACGTTTGACTTTTCGCATTTGCCTCATAGTCTGATA TACTACTGGACAGTCGCATCGAGGTGGCTGATTCGGCTATACGGCTCGGCCCTGTTCATGGAGGACTATGAGAACGCAATGATCATTCGACAGGAGATCGAGGTGTTCCGACAAGGCATGGAGAGAATGGGCGAACGGCTGCCTCACGGGGCGCGCTACTCGAGAGTGATCCCTGAGCTGTGCAAGGAAGTGGAGCAGCAGGCGATGGACGACATAGATGAGCGAAAGGCGCAGCTGAATCGCGCACAAGGCCAGgcgcaagggcaagggcaaggccAGGGGCAGGGGCAGGGTGGGATGGGTCAGACACAAGGCCAAGGCGGGCTAGGACAGACGCAAGGCCAGTCGGCGAGAGATGCGGCGCGGGCGAGCGATCCGAGGACAGAGTGGATGTACCAGGCGACGGGACGGGAAGGTCATGTGGACGTTCAGGCGGGTGGCGAGTACTCGGCGGGAGGTGATTTGGCGGCGTGTGGTCTGATATGGGCCCATGAGAACCAGCAGTAA
- a CDS encoding Zinc finger, C3HC4 type (RING finger) protein — protein sequence MRNLPLLVHSFLGNPLVLHPATYAPMMILSTRISPYAGPYLAIPLLRPPTFLLFHVRWNPISTLTSSLLINPTYSLNVLHAPLYPLIHRLYRCGHIMCGSCLYGALTARGAPAQKLCPVCRTPIPDVQFIRAQTENPAPATPPPPRPAAPQPRTTRNGIRLPTAGRDMVLSQTPDIREQEPEVIDVDVDMDEPARVEPRWDPARSGVVGLEILTLGVDEVV from the coding sequence ATGCGCAATCTGCCTCTCCTCGTACATTCGTTTCTTGGAAACCCTCTTGTTCTTCACCCCGCCACGTACGCTCCCATGATGATCCTGTCGACCCGAATCTCTCCATACGCCGGTCCGTATCTCGCCATACCTCTCCTCCGTCCTCCGACCTTTCTTCTCTTTCATGTCCGTTGGAATCCCATCTCAACGCTCACCTCCTCTCTACTGATCAACCCCACTTACTCACTCAACGTTCTTCATGCTCCGCTCTATCCCCTCATACATCGACTCTACAGATGCGGTCACATCATGTGCGGCTCCTGCCTCTACGGCGCACTAACAGCCCGCGGAGCACCCGCCCAAAAACTCTGCCCCGTCTGCCGAACTCCCATCCCCGACGTCCAATTCATTCGTGCCCAAACTGAGAACCCCGCCCCCGCtacccctccccctcctcgTCCAGCCGCTCCTCAACCACGCACGACGCGTAATGGAATTAGACTTCCGACCGCCGGGAGGGACATGGTCCTTTCCCAGACTCCGGATATCAGAGAGCAAGAACCGGAGGTGATTGATGTCGACGTTGATATGGATGAACCGGCGAGAGTCGAGCCGAGGTGGGATCCTGCGCGATCGGGTGTGGTTGGGTTGGAGATTTTGACTTTGGGAGTGGATGAGGTTGTATAG
- a CDS encoding Zinc finger, C3HC4 type (RING finger) protein — MHPDYIDYDPVSTFLSDSENTSEDTGIDSSLRKHKVTLLDVDDLEERGPLLSEYMCPICYCPPRNAVVTLCGHILCGPCLHGAATARQSAGQPLCPVCRTPIPSLRFALPSIEFNLNPNVPLNVMNWDQTFSANANNKDSVEDKWDPMRSGVIGLEILTVNKI, encoded by the exons ATGCACCCAGACTATATCGACTATGACCCAGTGTCCACGTTTCTATCTGATTCCGAGAACACATCCGAAGATACGGGCATTGATAGCTCTCTTAGGAAGCATAAAGTAACATTACTGGATGTGGACGATCTTGAGGAACGAGGGCCATTGCTATCCGAATATATGTGCCCAATTTGTTATTGCCCGCCTCGAAACGCGGTAGTTACTCT GTGTGGACACATCCTTTGTGGTCCATGTCTACACGGCGCTGCAACGGCGCGTCAATCTGCAGGCCAACCGCTCTGCCCTGTTTGCCGAACGCCTATACCGAGCTTACGATTTGCACTTCCGTCCATCGAGTTCAACCTGAATCCAAATGTTCCACTTAACGTTATGAACTGGGACCAGACATTCAGCGCAAACGCCAACAACAAGGACAGTGTGGAGGACAAATGGGACCCAATGCGATCCGGAGTGATCGGATTGGAGATATTGACGGTTAACAAGATCTAG
- a CDS encoding CHAT domain protein, which produces MDSQGSYTDDNTNHASKQEAETENGPESLKGQNGSRHESERFDNPDQKAPQAHYMLGESHHDQFHRQRGLKNLENAIAYMSRAVAFTSDYDPGFPHMLERLGAYHSDQFRELGELIDIEKTIEYLSRAVALTDASDLDLPGLLNNLVRSHCNRYARQGGIGDIERLIEHCSRLVALAAHDDPELPMRLAGLGGLHEERYRRLGQLDDIDKAIEYESRAVILVPDDHPLLPQLLSTLAVSHRERFSCRGYIKDLDNATEYAARSVELTSSDHPALPERFADLGICYGIRFRARGNLDDNDRAIEHLNHALSLAPDDYPNLSGLFINLGVVYGTRFNRLGELNDLDKAVEFGACAVSLTPDGHPRLPERLVNLGVSYGDRFKRLAESSDIDKAIKLKSRAIALTPDGDPHLPYRLSVLGASYHDRFSHQGSQEDLDNAIGNKARTVELTPDGHSELSGRLAALGASYGQRFKLLRNLNDIEKSIECLSRAVILTPEDDPHLLDRHLNLVIAYNIRYRSVGRVVDLEKAIEYISHALALAPEDHPIFPVVHHLLAVLCVSEYRVTDNSLRLQDALCSYRKASQSQAGSPRCRFGIALEWANDACIYSSLNVIEAYQTAIDILPQYIWLGTTTDQRYRDMEGTKSLPAKAASAAIATSNYGLALEWLEHARCVVWNQSLMLRSPLDELRSSNQTLADRLQEVASQLDTVSSEHGAPQKTASDSSALKQASMHHLLAHEYNDLLDQIRRLHGFEDFLQPMKINKLVHAARNGPIAVINIHKARCDVLIAQPGKEQIDFVPLPMFSYEKACYAREEIHKSLAHQGLRQRDIKLRPRPRQEQDSKDNFGAVLKLLWYSVVKPILDFLGHTNIVPPGDLPHITWCSTGIVSFLPLHAAGDYDQPNSRVYKYTISSYTPTLAALISCSPTSLAPGSQILGVGQGAAPIHGLDELPGTAKELAYIKEHTKRIGYVGFSESAGDEATIKGVLDAMDKHDWVHLACHAYQSAEDPSESGFLLHDGILNLASINLRSFKNKGLAFLSACQTATGDARLPDEAIHLASGMLMAGYTSVIGTMWSVKDIDAPLVAEKVYANLLKEGKLGNGEAGKALHSSVAQLRDQIGEVEFGRWVPHIHIGS; this is translated from the exons ATGGACTCACAAGGTAGCTACACAGAC GATAATACTAATCACGCCTCGAAGCAGGAGGCTGAGACTGAAAATGGCCCCGAGTCTCTCAAAGGTCAAAACGGTTCACGACATGAGTCTGAAAGATTTGATAACCCAG ACCAAAAAGCTCCTCAAGCGCACTACATGCTAGGAGAGTCTCACCACGATCAGTTCCATCGCCAGCGGGGACttaaaaatctggaaaatgCAATCGCATACATGTCCCGAGCGGTTGCCTTCACTTCTGATTATGACCCGGGATTTCCACACATGCTCGAAAGATTAGGAGCATACCACAGCGATCAATTCCGAGAGCTGGGCGAATTGATAGATATCGAAAAGACCATTGAATACTTGTCCCGTGCAGTTGCATTGACGGACGCTAGCGACTTAGACTTGCCAGGACTACTTAATAATCTAGTCAGATCTCACTGTAACCGATATGCACGTCAAGGTGGCATTGGCGACATCGAAAGGTTAATCGAACACTGCTCCCGTCTGGTCGCATTAGCTGCTCATGATGATCCTGAGTTGCCGATGCGACTTGCTGGTTTAGGAGGACTTCATGAAGAAAGATACAGGCGCTTAGGACAGCTGGACGACATTGACAAAGCAATCGAATACGAATCTCGCGCGGTGATATTGGTGCCTGATGATCACCCGCTCTTACCACAACTACTCAGCACCCTAGCAGTATCCCATCGTGAACGGTTTAGTTGCCGAGGATACATAAAAGACCTTGATAATGCTACAGAATATGCGGCTCGCTCGGTTGAATTGACTTCCAGTGATCACCCGGCCTTGCCAGAGCGATTCGCCGACCTAGGGATATGCTATGGTATTAGATTCCGGGCTCGGGGCAACTTGGACGACAACGACAGAGCAATCGAACACTTAAACCATGCGCTTTCACTGGCTCCTGATGATTACCCGAATTTATCTGGCCTATTCATCAATTTGGGCGTAGTTTATGGCACACGTTTCAATCGTCTAGGCGAACTCAACGATCTGGACAAAGCAGTCGAATTCGGGGCTTGTGCGGTCTCACTAACTCCAGATGGACACCCGCGCTTGCCGGAGCGACTCGTCAACCTAGGCGTGTCTTACGGTGATCGATTCAAGCGTCTGGCCGAATCAAGTGACATTGATAAAGCCATAAAACTCAAGTCTCGTGCCATTGCATTGACTCCGGACGGTGATCCACACTTGCCATACCGGCTTAGTGTTCTCGGAGCATCTTATCACGATCGATTCAGTCACCAGGGAAGCCAGGAAGACCTCGACAACGCAATCGGGAATAAAGCTCGCACAGTCGAATTGACTCCTGACGGGCACTCGGAGTTATCGGGACGACTTGCCGCACTGGGAGCATCTTATGGGCAGCGATTCAAGCTTCTGAGGAATCTCAATGACATCGAAAAATCGATCGAGTGCCTATCTCGTGCAGTTATACTGACCCCGGAGGACGACCCACACCTTCTGGACCGACACCTAAACCTAGTCATAGCCTACAACATTCGATACCGGAGTGTTGGCCGTGTAGTCGATCTCGAAAAGGCAATTGAGTATATATCTCATGCACTTGCCCTCGCTCCCGAAGACCATCCAATTTTCCCTGTTGTGCATCATCTTTTAGCGGTGCTCTGTGTATCGGAGTACCGAGTTACGGATAACTCTTTGCGCTTGCAAGATGCGCTGTGTTCATATCGGAAGGCTTCTCAATCACAGGCTGGATCACCGCGTTGCAGGTTTGGCATCGCACTCGAATGGGCAAACGACGCTTGTATCTATAGCTCGCTTAACGTGATCGAGGCATACCAAACTGCGATCGACATATTGCCACAGTACATCTGGCTCGGGACCACTACTGATCAACGTTATAGAGACATGGAGGGGACCAAGAGCTTGCCTGCAAAGGCAGCCTCTGCTGCAATTGCCACTTCGAACTATGGGCTGGCACTTGAGTGGCTGGAGCATGCGCGATGTGTGGTGTGGAATCAAAGTCTGATGCTCCGATCACCGCTTGATGAGCTTCGTTCTTCTAATCAAACATTAGCGGATCGTCTGCAAGAAGTCGCAAGTCAGCTAGACACTGTCAGCTCCGAACATGGGGCCCCTCAAAAAACTGCTTCAGACTCATCCGCTCTTAAGCAAGCCAGTATGCATCATCTACTAGCTCATGAGTACAATGACCTATTGGACCAAATACGTCGGCTCCATGGGTTTGAAGACTTCCTTCAGCCAATGAAGATAAACAAGCTTGTTCATGCTGCCCGAAATGGCCCCATCGCTGTAATCAACATCCACAAAGCCAGATGCGATGTACTTATTGCTCAGCCCGGGAAAGAACAGATCGATTTTGTCCCACTTCCTATGTTTTCATACGAGAAAGCTTGTTACGCACGGGAAGAGATACATAAATCACTTGCTCATCAGGGATTGAGACAGCGCGATATCAAGCTACGACCTAGGCCGAGACAGGAGCAAGATTCAAAGGATAACTTTGGGGCTGTATTGAAACTTCTCTGGTACAGTGTTGTTAAACCCATCCTGGACTTTCTTGGACATACT AATATCGTACCACCAGGTGACCTACCGCATATAACCTGGTGCTCAACGGGCATAGTGTCGTTCCTCCCACTTCATGCAGCTGGGGATTACGATCAACCGAACTCAAGAGTATATAAGTATACAATTTCATCTTACACTCCAACCCTCGCCGCTCTTATCTCATGCTCTCCTACATCCCTTGCACCAGGGTCCCAAATACTTGGGGTAGGGCAGGGGGCTGCGCCAATACATGGGTTGGATGAATTACCTGGCACAGCCAAGGAACTTGCATATATAAAGGAGCATACCAAAAGGATAGGCTACGTTGGATTCTCAGAATCTGCAGGCGATGAAGCAACTATCAAAGGTGTGCTAGATGCGATGGACAAACACGACTGGGTTCACCTCGCTTGCCACGCTTACCAAAGTGCTGAAGATCCAAGCGAGAGTGGATTTCTCCTCCATGATGGCATACTGAACCTGGCCTCCATCAATCTCCGATCATTCAAGAACAAAGGACTGGCATTCCTCTCCGCATGTCAGACTGCGACTGGTGATGCGAGGCTGCCAGATGAGGCAATTCATCTTGCATCAGGGATGCTTATGGCTGGATATACTAGTGTCATTGGGACCATGTGGTCCGTGAAAGACATAGACGCACCATTGGTAGCAGAGAAAGTATACGCCAATCTGCTGAAAGAGGGGAAGCTTGGAAACGGAGAAGCAGGCAAAGCACTTCATAGCTCTGTCGCCCAATTGCGAGACCAGATTGGAGAGGTGGAATTTGGACGCTGGGTGCCCCACATTCATATAGGCTCATAA
- a CDS encoding ribosomal S17, producing the protein MGRVRTKTVKRASRVLIEKYYPRLTLDFHTNKRIIDEVAVVPSKRLRNKISGFTTHLMKRIQRGPVRGISFKLQEEERERKDNYVPEVSALDASNGIEVDPETKDLLRHLNFDSIPVNVSAPITGYVPPPPRGGDRRGRAVPGSGR; encoded by the exons ATG GGTCGCGTTCGCACCAAGACCGTCAAGAGGGCTTCTCGTGTCCTCATCGAGAAATA CTACCCCAGACTCACTCTTGATTTCCACACCAACAAGCGCATTATCGATGAGGTG GCTGTTGTCCCCTCTAAGCGCTTGCGCAACAAGATCTCCGGCTTCACCACCCACTTGATGAAGCGTATCCAACGTGGTCCCGTTCGTGGTATTTCATTCAAGCTCCAAGAAGAGGAGCGTGAGCGCAAGGACAACTACGTTCCCGAGGTCTCCGCTCTTGACGCGAGCAACGGTATTGAGGTTGACCCTGAGACCAAG GATCTCCTCCGTCACCTTAACTTCGACTCTATCCCTGTCAACGTCTCCGCTCCCATCACTGGATACGTCCCACCTCCTCCCCGTGGTGGAGACCGCCGTGGACGTGCCGTCCCTGGCTCTGGCCGATGA
- a CDS encoding ribosomal protein S8 yields the protein MVRVSVLNDCLNNIVNAERRGKRQVLIRPSSKVIVKFLSVMQRHGYIGEFEQIDDHRSGKIVVQLNGRLNKTGVISPRFNVQVNQIESWVNLLLPARGFGIIILTTSAGILDHDEARRKHVGGKLLGYVY from the exons ATGGTTCGCGTCTCTGTCTTG AACGACTGCCTCAACAACATTGTCAATGCCGAGCGCCGTGGAAAGCGTCAGGTCCTTATCCGCCCGAGCTCCAAGGTCATTGTGAAGTTCTTGAGTGTCATGCAACGTCACG GCTACATTGGCGAATTCGAGCAGATCGATGATCACCGCTCCGGCAAGATCGTCGTTCAACTCAACGGCCGCTTGAACAAGACTGGTGTCATCTCTCCTCGCTTCAACGTTCAGGTCAACCAGATTGAGTCTTGGGTCAACTTGTTGCTCCCCGCCCGTGGTTTCGGTATCATCATCTTG ACCACCTCAGCTGGTATCCTCGATCACGATGAGGCTCGCCGAAAGCACGTCGGAGGCAAGCTCCTTGGATACGTGTACTAA
- a CDS encoding chromate ion transporter, with protein sequence MSSSHTPSRRSNTRDVLLRTFDLGFTAFGGPPAHFQILHKRFVEGSGRPSLISEQTYQELFSISQALPGPASTKMTFCIAFLRAGFLTALGVFLIWSLPGAVGMYALSLGIEKVDEVLPSPVYALLSGLNASTVGIIALSAVQLARKAITDPLTRLLVLLSACAGLCYNALWYFPTLIAIGGCATLVWDHFLRGRVGRLVAKMRRPSGGQPAVVDEEAEGIPMDALPTQSAASVKSSGSGGVGAAAIPETDRNDDSVSSSTTNSSEHKVPLKLGLLIIVGFFAIFTTLMVLRGTLRAPPLPLELFISMFLAAIIQAFPGPNFNFAVYLGALALRSTNIPTIVGALLGFLGIFFPGITLSLGFQSIWRVMRSNRFVTSLLRGINAAAVGLVFTAVHRLWEIGYVKPDAARGVSLGSEPWWVVVAASVYVGVDSFEIPTPLGIMGGGLMGLACLDLARNINQQEIAQLNIWEPWFKSAPTNQTVHRVNLAKAWNISQGSRILEIGCGQGDCTVVLASAVGDSGHVTGVDPAPLDYGAPATLGQAQSHLLKSKIGHRMSFVQADPIEFLKLGENHDTFDTAVLAHCTYYMSSPTVLLNTFRALFKVPSIKRVCVAEYALSASNIDGYPHVLAVLAQAMIEVHKDAEKSESNVRTVLGPEGISKLGKEAGWLVSREGMIVPEKEQEDGRWEVGAVLEYTEVEIDRLILDERERAVINGMKGSISRSVEELGGVKNVRTMDVWWTVLNRPE encoded by the exons ATGTCTTCTTCACACACGCCATCTCGGCGTTCGAATACTCGAGATGTGCTACTTCGTACATTTGACCTAGGATTTACGGCGTTCGGTGGACCCCCAGCTCACTTTCAGATCTTACACAAACGATTTGTGGAGGGCAGCGGGAGACCCTCATTGATCAGCGAACAGACG TACCAAGAACTATTCTCGATTTCTCAGGCGCTCCCTGGTCCAGCCAGTACCAAAATGACTTTTTGTATCGCTTTTCTTCGTGCTGGATTCCTAACTGCTCTTGGAGTATTTCTCATATGGAGTCTCCCCGGTGCGGTCGGCATGTACGCTCTCTCGCTTGGAATCGAAAAGGTCGACGAAGTTCTCCCTAGCCCAGTGTATGCCCTTTTATCAGGCCTTAACGCATCCACGGTTGGAATCATTGCGCTCTCTGCTGTTCAGCTGGCCCGGAAGGCCATCACTGACCCTTTGACCCGGCTATTAGTCCTGTTAAGTGCATGTGCTGGATTATGCTATAATGCGCTGTGGTACTTCCCTACATTAATTGCTATCGGAGGGTGTGCAACTCTTGTCTGGGACCATTTCCTCCGTGGGCGAGTCGGGCGTCTAGTGGCTAAAATGAGGCGCCCAAGCGGAGGTCAGCCAGCAGTAGTGGACGAAGAAGCTGAGGGAATCCCTATGGATGCCCTTCCAACGCAAAGCGCCGCGTCCGTCAAGTCGAGCGGGTCCGGAGGGGTTGGGGCTGCTGCTATCCCGGAAACTGACCGGAATGATGATTCCGTTTCTTCGTCGACTACTAATTCCTCCGAGCATAAAGTTCCCCTCAAACTCGGTCTTCTCATCATCGTTGGCTTTTTTG CAATATTCACGACGCTTATGGTCCTGCGAGGCACACTTCGTGCGCCTCCTCTCCCTCTTGAACTATTCATAAGCATGTTCCTCGCTG CCATCATCCAAGCATTTCCCGGACCGAATTTTAATTTTGCTGTTTATCTTGGCGCACTCGCCCTCCGTTCGACCAATATCCCAACAATAGTTGGTGCTCTACTCGGGTTTCTGGGAATATTCTTTCCCGGAATCACGCTCTCTCTAGGCTTCCAATCTATCTGGAGGGTGATGCGTTCCAACCGTTTTGTGACTTCGTTGCTAAGAGGAATCAATGCTGCGGCTGTGGGGCTCGTCTTCACTGCCGTACATCGACTTTGGGAGATTGGATATGTGAAACCCGATGCGGCGCGGGGTGTATCGCTTGGGAGTGAGCCGTGGTGGGTTGTGGTGGCCGCATCAGTATATGTTGGAGTGGATTCCTTTGAGATCCCAACACCCTTGGGAATCATGGGCGGAGGTCTCATGGGGCTGGCGTG CCTGGATCTCGCAAGAAATATTAATCAACAGG AAATCGCCCAACTAAACATATGGGAGCCTTGGTTCAAGAGTGCCCCTACGAATCAGACCGTGCACCGTGTTAACCTTGCCAAGGCCTGGAACATCAGTCAAGGCAGTCGAATCTTGGAGATTGGATGCGGACAAGGTGATTGTACGGTTGTTTTGGCCTCAGCTGTTGGCGATAGTGGGCATGTGACGGGCGTCGACCCTGCACCGCTAGACTATG GTGCTCCCGCTACGCTAGGACAAGCCCAATCACACCTATTGAAATCAAAAATTGGACACCGGATGTCATTCGTTCAAGCTGACCCAATCGAGTTTCTCAAGCTGGGAGAGAATCACGATACGTTCGACACGGCTGTGCTAGCGCATTGCACATACTACATGTCTTCACCCACCGTCCTTCTCAACACTTTCCGCGCACTGTTCAAAGTCCCGAGCATTAAACGAGTCTGCGTTGCCGAGTACGCATTGAGCGCATCGAACATAGACGGATATCCTCATGTGTTAGCCGTTTTAGCTCAGGCGATGATTGAAGTTCATAAGGATGCCGAAAAATCAGAGTCGAATGTTCGGACGGTTTTGGGCCCTGAAGGAATTAGCAAGTTGGGAAAGGAGGCAGGATGGTTAGTGTCGAGAGAGGGTATGATTGTTCCTGAGAAAGAACAAGAGGATGGGCGATGGGAAGTAGGCGCGGTTTTGGAATACACTGAGGTGGAGATTGATAGGTTGATTCTGGACGAGCGAGAGAGAGCCGTGATTAATGGTATGAAGGGATCCATCTCGAGGTCGGTTGAAGAACTTGGTGGAGTTAAAAACGTTCGGACTATGGATGTCTGGTGGACCGTATTAAATAGACCGGAATAG